In a genomic window of Punica granatum isolate Tunisia-2019 chromosome 6, ASM765513v2, whole genome shotgun sequence:
- the LOC116212522 gene encoding ACT domain-containing protein ACR4 isoform X1 has translation MEINMCFSPNMDDEYEKLIRRMNPPRVVIDNDSCKNATVVRVDSANKHGILLEVVQVLTDLNLIITKAYISSDGGWFMDVFNVTDQDGNKITDEEVLDYIHKVIPNHKIILPFLFEHFYVEPNTCTGLLIQSLGPESCFTSSMRSVGVTPKMDHTVIELTGSDRPGLLSEVSAVLTHLNCNVVGAEVWTHNTRAAAVMHVTDRETNAPITDLERLSRIKELLCHVLKGSNSSRRAAKTVVSHKQTTHTARRLHQMMFADRDYERAPGYEMAEASEDEKQRPMVEVVNWYDKDYSVVTIRSKDRPKLLFDTVCTLTDMQYVVFHANINAEGPEAYQDYYIRHLDGSPVNSDAERQRMIQCLEAAIERRVSEGLKLELCTTDRVGLLSDVTRIFRENSLTVMRAEVTTKDGKAINTFYVRDASGYPVDAKTIDSIRQVIGQTILKVKGGLEDSKAVAQESTTRFLFGGLFKSRSFVNFGLVRSYS, from the exons ATGG AGATTAACATGTGCTTTTCACCAAACATGGATGATGAATACGAGAAGCTCATCAGGAGAATGAACCCCCCCAG GGTTGTGATTGATAATGATTCCTGCAAAAATGCCACAGTCGTAAGG GTGGACAGTGCAAACAAGCATGGAATACTTCTGGAAGTTGTGCAGGTCCTCACTGATCTCAACCTTATCATCACCAAAGCCTACATCTCCTCTGATGGTGGATGGTTCATGGATG TGTTCAATGTTACTGATCAGGATGGGAACAAGATCACTGATGAAGAGGTTCTGGATTACATTCATAAGGTGATTCCTAATCACAAAAttattcttccttttctctttgaaCATTTCTATGTCGAACCTAACACTTGTACTGGTCTGCTAATCCAGTCTCTTGGACCTGAATCGTGTTTCACatcctcgatgaggtcggttGGGGTCACGCCCAAGATGGACCACACTGTGATCGAGCTGACGGGGAGCGACAGGCCTGGCCTACTCTCAGAAGTGAGCGCTGTCTTAACCCATCTCAACTGCAATGTTGTGGGGGCCGAGGTCTGGACCCACAACACACGGGCTGCTGCGGTTATGCACGTGACCGACAGGGAAACCAACGCTCCCATCACCGACCTGGAGAGGCTCTCGAGGATCAAGGAGCTGCTTTGCCATGTCCTCAAGGGAAGCAACAGTTCCAGGCGTGCTGCCAAGACTGTGGTGTCACATAAGCAGACAACTCATACTGCGAGGCGGCTCCACCAGATGATGTTCGCTGACCGGGACTACGAGCGGGCGCCAGGCTATGAGATGGCTGAGGCATCAGAGGATGAGAAGCAGAGGCCGATGGTTGAGGTCGTGAATTGGTATGACAAGGACTATTCTGTGGTCACGATAAGGAGTAAGGACCGGCCAAAGCTTCTCTTCGACACAGTGTGCACTTTGACCGATATGCAGTATGTGGTTTTTCATGCAAATATCAACGCCGAAGGACCGGAGGCCTATCAG GATTATTACATCCGGCATCTAGATGGATCCCCCGTGAACTCCGATGCAGAGAGGCAGAGAATGATACAGTGCCTCGAAGCCGCCATCGAGAGGCGAGTCTCCGAG GGCCTGAAGCTCGAGCTGTGCACAACTGACCGGGTCGGTCTCTTGTCTGATGTAACCCGCATATTCCGAGAGAACAGTCTCACCGTCATGAGAGCGGAGGTGACGACAAAAGATGGGAAAGCCATCAACACATTCTATGTCCGGGATGCTTCGGGGTATCCGGTGGACGCCAAGACCATTGACTCGATCAGGCAGGTGATTGGGCAGACGATCCTAAAGGTGAAAGGCGGCCTTGAGGATTCCAAGGCTGTCGCTCAGGAATCTACCACTAGGTTCCTCTTCGGTGGTCTCTTCAAGTCGAGGTCCTTTGTCAATTTCGGCTTGGTCAGGTCCTACTCCTGA
- the LOC116212522 gene encoding ACT domain-containing protein ACR4 isoform X3 encodes MEINMCFSPNMDDEYEKLIRRMNPPRVVIDNDSCKNATVVRVDSANKHGILLEVVQVLTDLNLIITKAYISSDGGWFMDVFNVTDQDGNKITDEEVLDYIHKSLGPESCFTSSMRSVGVTPKMDHTVIELTGSDRPGLLSEVSAVLTHLNCNVVGAEVWTHNTRAAAVMHVTDRETNAPITDLERLSRIKELLCHVLKGSNSSRRAAKTVVSHKQTTHTARRLHQMMFADRDYERAPGYEMAEASEDEKQRPMVEVVNWYDKDYSVVTIRSKDRPKLLFDTVCTLTDMQYVVFHANINAEGPEAYQDYYIRHLDGSPVNSDAERQRMIQCLEAAIERRVSEGLKLELCTTDRVGLLSDVTRIFRENSLTVMRAEVTTKDGKAINTFYVRDASGYPVDAKTIDSIRQVIGQTILKVKGGLEDSKAVAQESTTRFLFGGLFKSRSFVNFGLVRSYS; translated from the exons ATGG AGATTAACATGTGCTTTTCACCAAACATGGATGATGAATACGAGAAGCTCATCAGGAGAATGAACCCCCCCAG GGTTGTGATTGATAATGATTCCTGCAAAAATGCCACAGTCGTAAGG GTGGACAGTGCAAACAAGCATGGAATACTTCTGGAAGTTGTGCAGGTCCTCACTGATCTCAACCTTATCATCACCAAAGCCTACATCTCCTCTGATGGTGGATGGTTCATGGATG TGTTCAATGTTACTGATCAGGATGGGAACAAGATCACTGATGAAGAGGTTCTGGATTACATTCATAAG TCTCTTGGACCTGAATCGTGTTTCACatcctcgatgaggtcggttGGGGTCACGCCCAAGATGGACCACACTGTGATCGAGCTGACGGGGAGCGACAGGCCTGGCCTACTCTCAGAAGTGAGCGCTGTCTTAACCCATCTCAACTGCAATGTTGTGGGGGCCGAGGTCTGGACCCACAACACACGGGCTGCTGCGGTTATGCACGTGACCGACAGGGAAACCAACGCTCCCATCACCGACCTGGAGAGGCTCTCGAGGATCAAGGAGCTGCTTTGCCATGTCCTCAAGGGAAGCAACAGTTCCAGGCGTGCTGCCAAGACTGTGGTGTCACATAAGCAGACAACTCATACTGCGAGGCGGCTCCACCAGATGATGTTCGCTGACCGGGACTACGAGCGGGCGCCAGGCTATGAGATGGCTGAGGCATCAGAGGATGAGAAGCAGAGGCCGATGGTTGAGGTCGTGAATTGGTATGACAAGGACTATTCTGTGGTCACGATAAGGAGTAAGGACCGGCCAAAGCTTCTCTTCGACACAGTGTGCACTTTGACCGATATGCAGTATGTGGTTTTTCATGCAAATATCAACGCCGAAGGACCGGAGGCCTATCAG GATTATTACATCCGGCATCTAGATGGATCCCCCGTGAACTCCGATGCAGAGAGGCAGAGAATGATACAGTGCCTCGAAGCCGCCATCGAGAGGCGAGTCTCCGAG GGCCTGAAGCTCGAGCTGTGCACAACTGACCGGGTCGGTCTCTTGTCTGATGTAACCCGCATATTCCGAGAGAACAGTCTCACCGTCATGAGAGCGGAGGTGACGACAAAAGATGGGAAAGCCATCAACACATTCTATGTCCGGGATGCTTCGGGGTATCCGGTGGACGCCAAGACCATTGACTCGATCAGGCAGGTGATTGGGCAGACGATCCTAAAGGTGAAAGGCGGCCTTGAGGATTCCAAGGCTGTCGCTCAGGAATCTACCACTAGGTTCCTCTTCGGTGGTCTCTTCAAGTCGAGGTCCTTTGTCAATTTCGGCTTGGTCAGGTCCTACTCCTGA
- the LOC116212522 gene encoding ACT domain-containing protein ACR4 isoform X4 — MCFSPNMDDEYEKLIRRMNPPRVVIDNDSCKNATVVRVDSANKHGILLEVVQVLTDLNLIITKAYISSDGGWFMDVFNVTDQDGNKITDEEVLDYIHKSLGPESCFTSSMRSVGVTPKMDHTVIELTGSDRPGLLSEVSAVLTHLNCNVVGAEVWTHNTRAAAVMHVTDRETNAPITDLERLSRIKELLCHVLKGSNSSRRAAKTVVSHKQTTHTARRLHQMMFADRDYERAPGYEMAEASEDEKQRPMVEVVNWYDKDYSVVTIRSKDRPKLLFDTVCTLTDMQYVVFHANINAEGPEAYQDYYIRHLDGSPVNSDAERQRMIQCLEAAIERRVSEGLKLELCTTDRVGLLSDVTRIFRENSLTVMRAEVTTKDGKAINTFYVRDASGYPVDAKTIDSIRQVIGQTILKVKGGLEDSKAVAQESTTRFLFGGLFKSRSFVNFGLVRSYS; from the exons ATGTGCTTTTCACCAAACATGGATGATGAATACGAGAAGCTCATCAGGAGAATGAACCCCCCCAG GGTTGTGATTGATAATGATTCCTGCAAAAATGCCACAGTCGTAAGG GTGGACAGTGCAAACAAGCATGGAATACTTCTGGAAGTTGTGCAGGTCCTCACTGATCTCAACCTTATCATCACCAAAGCCTACATCTCCTCTGATGGTGGATGGTTCATGGATG TGTTCAATGTTACTGATCAGGATGGGAACAAGATCACTGATGAAGAGGTTCTGGATTACATTCATAAG TCTCTTGGACCTGAATCGTGTTTCACatcctcgatgaggtcggttGGGGTCACGCCCAAGATGGACCACACTGTGATCGAGCTGACGGGGAGCGACAGGCCTGGCCTACTCTCAGAAGTGAGCGCTGTCTTAACCCATCTCAACTGCAATGTTGTGGGGGCCGAGGTCTGGACCCACAACACACGGGCTGCTGCGGTTATGCACGTGACCGACAGGGAAACCAACGCTCCCATCACCGACCTGGAGAGGCTCTCGAGGATCAAGGAGCTGCTTTGCCATGTCCTCAAGGGAAGCAACAGTTCCAGGCGTGCTGCCAAGACTGTGGTGTCACATAAGCAGACAACTCATACTGCGAGGCGGCTCCACCAGATGATGTTCGCTGACCGGGACTACGAGCGGGCGCCAGGCTATGAGATGGCTGAGGCATCAGAGGATGAGAAGCAGAGGCCGATGGTTGAGGTCGTGAATTGGTATGACAAGGACTATTCTGTGGTCACGATAAGGAGTAAGGACCGGCCAAAGCTTCTCTTCGACACAGTGTGCACTTTGACCGATATGCAGTATGTGGTTTTTCATGCAAATATCAACGCCGAAGGACCGGAGGCCTATCAG GATTATTACATCCGGCATCTAGATGGATCCCCCGTGAACTCCGATGCAGAGAGGCAGAGAATGATACAGTGCCTCGAAGCCGCCATCGAGAGGCGAGTCTCCGAG GGCCTGAAGCTCGAGCTGTGCACAACTGACCGGGTCGGTCTCTTGTCTGATGTAACCCGCATATTCCGAGAGAACAGTCTCACCGTCATGAGAGCGGAGGTGACGACAAAAGATGGGAAAGCCATCAACACATTCTATGTCCGGGATGCTTCGGGGTATCCGGTGGACGCCAAGACCATTGACTCGATCAGGCAGGTGATTGGGCAGACGATCCTAAAGGTGAAAGGCGGCCTTGAGGATTCCAAGGCTGTCGCTCAGGAATCTACCACTAGGTTCCTCTTCGGTGGTCTCTTCAAGTCGAGGTCCTTTGTCAATTTCGGCTTGGTCAGGTCCTACTCCTGA
- the LOC116212522 gene encoding ACT domain-containing protein ACR4 isoform X2 yields MCFSPNMDDEYEKLIRRMNPPRVVIDNDSCKNATVVRVDSANKHGILLEVVQVLTDLNLIITKAYISSDGGWFMDVFNVTDQDGNKITDEEVLDYIHKVIPNHKIILPFLFEHFYVEPNTCTGLLIQSLGPESCFTSSMRSVGVTPKMDHTVIELTGSDRPGLLSEVSAVLTHLNCNVVGAEVWTHNTRAAAVMHVTDRETNAPITDLERLSRIKELLCHVLKGSNSSRRAAKTVVSHKQTTHTARRLHQMMFADRDYERAPGYEMAEASEDEKQRPMVEVVNWYDKDYSVVTIRSKDRPKLLFDTVCTLTDMQYVVFHANINAEGPEAYQDYYIRHLDGSPVNSDAERQRMIQCLEAAIERRVSEGLKLELCTTDRVGLLSDVTRIFRENSLTVMRAEVTTKDGKAINTFYVRDASGYPVDAKTIDSIRQVIGQTILKVKGGLEDSKAVAQESTTRFLFGGLFKSRSFVNFGLVRSYS; encoded by the exons ATGTGCTTTTCACCAAACATGGATGATGAATACGAGAAGCTCATCAGGAGAATGAACCCCCCCAG GGTTGTGATTGATAATGATTCCTGCAAAAATGCCACAGTCGTAAGG GTGGACAGTGCAAACAAGCATGGAATACTTCTGGAAGTTGTGCAGGTCCTCACTGATCTCAACCTTATCATCACCAAAGCCTACATCTCCTCTGATGGTGGATGGTTCATGGATG TGTTCAATGTTACTGATCAGGATGGGAACAAGATCACTGATGAAGAGGTTCTGGATTACATTCATAAGGTGATTCCTAATCACAAAAttattcttccttttctctttgaaCATTTCTATGTCGAACCTAACACTTGTACTGGTCTGCTAATCCAGTCTCTTGGACCTGAATCGTGTTTCACatcctcgatgaggtcggttGGGGTCACGCCCAAGATGGACCACACTGTGATCGAGCTGACGGGGAGCGACAGGCCTGGCCTACTCTCAGAAGTGAGCGCTGTCTTAACCCATCTCAACTGCAATGTTGTGGGGGCCGAGGTCTGGACCCACAACACACGGGCTGCTGCGGTTATGCACGTGACCGACAGGGAAACCAACGCTCCCATCACCGACCTGGAGAGGCTCTCGAGGATCAAGGAGCTGCTTTGCCATGTCCTCAAGGGAAGCAACAGTTCCAGGCGTGCTGCCAAGACTGTGGTGTCACATAAGCAGACAACTCATACTGCGAGGCGGCTCCACCAGATGATGTTCGCTGACCGGGACTACGAGCGGGCGCCAGGCTATGAGATGGCTGAGGCATCAGAGGATGAGAAGCAGAGGCCGATGGTTGAGGTCGTGAATTGGTATGACAAGGACTATTCTGTGGTCACGATAAGGAGTAAGGACCGGCCAAAGCTTCTCTTCGACACAGTGTGCACTTTGACCGATATGCAGTATGTGGTTTTTCATGCAAATATCAACGCCGAAGGACCGGAGGCCTATCAG GATTATTACATCCGGCATCTAGATGGATCCCCCGTGAACTCCGATGCAGAGAGGCAGAGAATGATACAGTGCCTCGAAGCCGCCATCGAGAGGCGAGTCTCCGAG GGCCTGAAGCTCGAGCTGTGCACAACTGACCGGGTCGGTCTCTTGTCTGATGTAACCCGCATATTCCGAGAGAACAGTCTCACCGTCATGAGAGCGGAGGTGACGACAAAAGATGGGAAAGCCATCAACACATTCTATGTCCGGGATGCTTCGGGGTATCCGGTGGACGCCAAGACCATTGACTCGATCAGGCAGGTGATTGGGCAGACGATCCTAAAGGTGAAAGGCGGCCTTGAGGATTCCAAGGCTGTCGCTCAGGAATCTACCACTAGGTTCCTCTTCGGTGGTCTCTTCAAGTCGAGGTCCTTTGTCAATTTCGGCTTGGTCAGGTCCTACTCCTGA